In Paenibacillus kyungheensis, the following are encoded in one genomic region:
- a CDS encoding DUF1304 domain-containing protein, whose amino-acid sequence MYLLSIIFVVLVAVEHLYIMVMEMFLWTKPRTLKTFNLTPEFAESSKSLAANQGLYNGFLAAGLIWGLVHPTAIFGYQIQLFFIICVLIAALYGGATASRRIWLMQGAPALLSLLFLLLR is encoded by the coding sequence ATGTATCTACTATCTATCATCTTTGTTGTATTAGTTGCAGTTGAACATCTTTATATTATGGTGATGGAAATGTTTCTTTGGACAAAGCCGCGCACACTAAAAACGTTCAATCTTACGCCTGAATTTGCCGAATCTTCCAAATCGCTTGCTGCCAATCAAGGGCTATATAATGGCTTTCTTGCCGCAGGATTAATCTGGGGATTGGTTCATCCGACAGCTATTTTTGGCTATCAGATTCAATTATTCTTTATTATCTGTGTACTGATCGCTGCTCTATACGGCGGTGCTACAGCCAGTCGCCGAATCTGGTTGATGCAAGGTGCTCCTGCTCTGCTCTCATTGCTTTTTTTACTGCTTCGGTAA
- a CDS encoding TM2 domain-containing protein encodes MGLSYNNWQRKSQLDTRELMLLESEVRAYGKDMTVAYILWFFLGIFGAHRFYMGKTGSAIAQLILTLTFFGSFITAIWWFVDAFLLHTMVKERNDYVESSIIDQILIQKPISPPNYSNY; translated from the coding sequence ATGGGATTAAGTTATAACAATTGGCAACGTAAAAGTCAGTTAGATACGCGTGAACTCATGTTGCTTGAGTCTGAAGTTAGAGCCTATGGTAAAGATATGACAGTAGCTTATATTCTATGGTTCTTCTTAGGCATATTTGGAGCACATCGCTTTTATATGGGCAAAACAGGTTCTGCTATTGCGCAATTGATTTTGACGCTTACGTTTTTCGGCTCATTTATAACAGCCATATGGTGGTTTGTAGATGCTTTTCTTTTGCATACCATGGTAAAAGAGCGTAACGATTATGTTGAAAGTAGTATTATCGACCAAATCTTAATTCAAAAACCGATTTCGCCGCCGAATTATTCTAATTATTAA
- a CDS encoding TcaA NTF2-like domain-containing protein, with protein sequence MYCGNCGTKTQPDWVFCKECGHRLQPEASTNEIRETEHVPVVAKPARQPIQLSRRTKLWGGVGAGVIVLLLIAFLVLRATYGPSSAEELAQQMKEAVQAGDANTLASYLDDKDSPLHQSDKISLFAETLQTDDAKKAYNNGIVEALDRAEYIQKENASLADAVKKQIRESLGGGQWLTLVPVESWRGTKWTAHIEPVQIEASLPYLNENLTTSMTIGNVAAQDNRIQDLWPSVYTYKGVIRGEFAEAPVTDTVEAFNTTENNKAILDYTQLASLEVQLPPVESTITLNDKPITGTPGDYLDILPVPAQSKFVVTTQAQGSEITGETTLQSGEQDRYDLNTILQKPIADKSLDLIYNASTSLAEAINTSNAKAVKGVNPNSDYYNRATWEMNSYFTQPKYTLQKVVIDLDSIQINKESIEITATQVYTAKNEDGTSNDKNVSWTYQITQQPNQKQWWIDSASTSWSNAINAKNTIEKASSATTTSAETDSTDQVSANTASTSTASTDEASLESAEVTDTSIHDFMTDYLSTSVDAINAGDFSMVSSLLDADGPVYKESSSYIDHLQSKGITEELVSSTVQSFKANTDNMYTVHTTETYNIIAKDGTTQKKSFNSVYTLKLIDNELKTYQLVSTKEI encoded by the coding sequence ATGTATTGTGGAAATTGTGGAACAAAGACACAGCCAGATTGGGTATTTTGCAAAGAGTGTGGTCATCGATTACAACCAGAAGCATCTACAAATGAAATTAGAGAAACAGAACATGTACCTGTAGTTGCCAAGCCAGCACGTCAACCGATTCAATTATCGCGTCGAACCAAATTATGGGGCGGTGTTGGAGCAGGAGTCATTGTGTTGTTGCTAATTGCTTTTCTAGTATTACGTGCAACTTATGGTCCTTCATCTGCGGAAGAACTTGCTCAGCAAATGAAAGAAGCTGTTCAAGCCGGAGATGCGAATACATTAGCCAGTTATTTAGATGATAAAGATTCACCGTTACACCAGTCAGACAAAATATCTTTATTTGCTGAAACGCTCCAAACCGATGATGCTAAAAAAGCATATAACAATGGTATTGTTGAGGCATTAGATCGTGCAGAATATATTCAGAAAGAAAATGCTTCGCTAGCAGATGCAGTGAAAAAACAGATTCGGGAAAGTCTAGGCGGAGGTCAGTGGTTGACACTTGTACCTGTAGAATCATGGCGTGGAACCAAATGGACAGCACATATTGAGCCTGTACAGATTGAAGCGTCTTTACCTTATCTCAATGAAAATCTAACTACTTCGATGACGATTGGTAATGTAGCGGCGCAAGACAATCGTATTCAGGACTTGTGGCCTTCTGTATATACGTACAAAGGCGTAATTCGTGGAGAGTTCGCTGAAGCGCCTGTTACTGATACAGTAGAAGCTTTTAATACGACTGAAAATAATAAAGCGATCTTGGATTATACCCAGCTTGCTTCACTAGAAGTTCAGCTTCCGCCGGTAGAATCGACCATCACATTAAATGATAAACCGATTACAGGTACACCTGGAGATTATCTAGATATTTTACCTGTACCCGCGCAATCCAAATTTGTAGTCACTACACAAGCACAAGGATCAGAGATTACAGGAGAGACCACTCTTCAATCGGGTGAACAAGATCGTTATGATTTGAATACGATTTTGCAGAAGCCGATCGCAGATAAGTCACTAGATCTTATCTATAATGCTTCGACCAGTCTGGCAGAAGCGATTAATACAAGCAACGCCAAAGCAGTCAAAGGTGTTAATCCCAATTCAGATTATTACAATCGTGCCACATGGGAAATGAATAGTTACTTTACGCAACCGAAATATACATTGCAAAAAGTAGTAATCGATCTCGATTCTATTCAAATCAACAAAGAATCGATTGAAATCACAGCTACACAGGTATATACAGCCAAAAATGAAGATGGCACGTCTAATGATAAAAATGTAAGTTGGACTTACCAGATTACCCAACAGCCCAATCAAAAACAATGGTGGATCGATTCTGCATCGACAAGTTGGAGCAATGCAATAAATGCTAAAAATACGATTGAAAAAGCAAGTAGTGCAACGACTACATCAGCAGAAACAGACTCTACAGATCAAGTATCTGCCAATACAGCCTCTACAAGTACGGCATCTACAGATGAAGCATCGTTAGAAAGTGCAGAAGTAACAGATACATCGATTCATGATTTTATGACCGACTATCTAAGCACTTCGGTAGATGCTATCAATGCAGGCGATTTTAGTATGGTTTCTTCATTATTGGATGCAGACGGCCCGGTGTACAAAGAATCATCCAGTTATATCGATCATCTTCAAAGTAAAGGAATCACCGAAGAATTGGTTAGTTCAACTGTCCAATCATTCAAAGCCAATACGGATAATATGTATACTGTACACACTACAGAAACATACAATATTATAGCTAAAGATGGTACAACACAGAAGAAATCGTTCAACTCGGTATATACGCTGAAATTAATCGATAACGAACTCAAAACGTATCAATTGGTTAGCACGAAAGAAATATAA
- a CDS encoding antibiotic biosynthesis monooxygenase family protein: MYIYISSHQFEEHFPEAAELPQTITLQHEDETRYVLEIDEPLDFHTENASRYEVLDHSGDIGGSYAVLNNIPVTADGRSAFEERFSNRARKVEDEPGFVGIRVMRPLDDDTYVIMTLWASEEHFKAWQESQAYSHAHRKRDTSEGITAQQPSIFPRPSFVKNYAVVV, from the coding sequence ATGTATATTTATATTAGCTCGCATCAATTTGAAGAACATTTTCCTGAAGCGGCTGAATTGCCACAGACGATTACGTTGCAACATGAAGATGAGACTCGGTATGTATTAGAGATCGATGAACCATTGGATTTTCACACTGAAAATGCATCACGATATGAGGTGCTGGATCATAGTGGGGATATTGGTGGTAGTTATGCTGTACTGAACAATATTCCAGTAACCGCAGATGGTCGATCTGCATTTGAAGAGCGGTTTAGCAATCGTGCGCGTAAAGTGGAAGACGAACCTGGCTTTGTGGGGATTCGAGTGATGCGTCCGCTTGATGATGATACGTATGTCATTATGACACTCTGGGCATCGGAAGAGCATTTCAAAGCATGGCAAGAATCTCAAGCTTACAGCCATGCTCATCGTAAACGGGATACGTCTGAAGGCATTACTGCACAGCAACCTTCTATTTTCCCTCGCCCTTCATTTGTTAAAAATTATGCAGTCGTTGTCTAA
- a CDS encoding lantibiotic dehydratase, with protein sequence MDSLYHHINKYMIRIPLSPNSIAELQPDEQEQWLKNLCQNTLFREQILISSKTLYDTMNSYLLSPDKLSTKKKRNFILSIAKYANRRSTRTTPFGLFSAVGVGSFASQHNSHFDQSTFYKKARVDLEWLFRCIQKIEKEYATHLSFKLNPACYVKGDRAFLLYSTDHESNDIHIRATPVFALLHQQCQQLTRFDQMLAILQAQYPDTPADRIQMYITELINKEFLISNLRPPLTVHDQYQYVIDQLRMSSVDPLWLAQLQDIQSQIEVYNNLPLGEGEHLYIQLLQHMNQVMKSTSPLQVDLGLADEQITLDEQLAQTIPELASMLTRLAAPFSKQSTYLEEYKNKFIEKYGVDREIPLMEMLDTSSGIGAPVSYQQPQNDFYENVKLNDQYTAPLKNFFLLKYWEAVKNKHEIQLNDQQLQDYLDQDVDHQEVPVSLELNFIVRQHDDTPVLHLGPNVGSILAGKTFGRFSHLSSQITDTLETLHQHELRIRDDNSTLCELSFVPNQIRSGNVTRNASYRHKEMSLFTNSSKSDSESVRLEDIRIGIDQNTFYARDHKSGDIIVFESNNMLNPLMSSNAIRFLQEINEHGKRQWNKFVWVDLYQDFKYVPEIKYNDIILSSEQWYITQRDLEMTDKTDGKTFVEQFSRFQQKYDIPQQFYIANSDHRLFIDTHNQQTMDILFSEIKKIQDHALHLVAVEKDENLFKDQHEQSYVAEIVVPLIKIEPELTRTIPNRDLQMIDLHQRIKIPFDDWLFIKLYGKQSREEELIAFEMERFFTELNQNYDVKHFFMRYMDPKPHIRLRINSQTQQLLEMFPIILSWLQQLQQRDIVSDFVIGSYDREIERYGGVDLMPAAEYIFCMDSIVVEQLIGAVRTKQLDIDIELIAMISIITYLEQVGLNFENQLSLIQRNTDHTRYRQEFKENKDKYLQMCNTDRNWEALRQTDSGQRLLEILEQRKTAVTQYIQLMQQQPVVTSGLEEIISSIIHLHCNRLLGTDRELEYKIMNLVAHTLYAHRYQKTEGNLLWK encoded by the coding sequence ATGGATAGTCTCTATCATCACATTAACAAATATATGATCCGTATTCCACTTTCCCCTAATTCAATTGCAGAATTACAACCAGATGAGCAAGAGCAATGGTTGAAAAACTTATGCCAAAATACATTATTTAGAGAACAAATTTTGATATCTAGTAAAACACTGTATGACACAATGAATAGTTATTTACTTTCGCCAGATAAATTATCGACTAAGAAAAAACGTAATTTTATATTGTCGATTGCGAAATATGCTAATCGCAGATCAACACGTACGACTCCTTTTGGATTATTTTCTGCGGTAGGTGTGGGTTCATTTGCTTCTCAACATAACAGCCATTTTGATCAGTCCACATTCTATAAAAAAGCTCGAGTGGATTTGGAATGGTTATTTCGCTGTATTCAAAAAATAGAAAAGGAATATGCTACTCATCTTTCTTTCAAATTAAATCCAGCTTGTTATGTAAAAGGAGATCGTGCTTTTTTATTGTACAGTACAGATCATGAATCCAATGATATTCATATTCGTGCAACACCAGTATTTGCATTATTACATCAACAATGTCAGCAATTGACCCGTTTCGATCAAATGCTTGCTATATTACAAGCTCAATATCCAGATACTCCAGCGGATCGAATCCAGATGTATATAACAGAACTTATTAATAAAGAATTTTTGATTTCTAATCTCCGTCCACCGCTAACTGTTCATGATCAATATCAATATGTGATTGATCAACTTCGGATGAGCAGTGTCGACCCTCTCTGGTTAGCACAATTGCAAGACATTCAATCGCAGATTGAAGTGTATAACAATCTTCCTTTGGGAGAAGGAGAACATCTATACATACAACTGTTACAACACATGAATCAGGTGATGAAGTCTACTTCACCGTTACAAGTCGATCTGGGATTAGCAGATGAACAGATCACGCTAGATGAGCAGCTAGCACAAACGATTCCTGAACTTGCGAGTATGCTTACACGATTAGCAGCTCCATTTTCTAAACAATCCACGTACTTGGAAGAATACAAAAATAAATTTATAGAGAAATATGGAGTTGATCGTGAGATCCCTTTGATGGAAATGTTAGATACAAGTTCTGGTATCGGCGCACCTGTATCTTACCAGCAACCTCAAAATGATTTCTATGAAAATGTAAAACTGAATGATCAGTATACAGCACCACTTAAAAATTTCTTTTTATTAAAATATTGGGAAGCTGTCAAAAACAAACATGAGATTCAGTTGAATGATCAGCAATTGCAAGATTATCTGGATCAGGATGTAGATCATCAGGAAGTGCCTGTTTCGTTAGAACTTAACTTTATAGTAAGACAGCATGATGATACTCCTGTTTTGCATTTAGGTCCTAATGTAGGATCGATTTTGGCAGGTAAAACGTTTGGACGATTTTCACATTTATCATCACAAATTACAGATACATTAGAAACGTTACATCAACATGAATTGAGAATTCGTGATGACAATAGCACATTATGTGAATTGAGCTTTGTTCCTAATCAGATTCGTTCAGGTAATGTGACTCGTAATGCCAGTTATCGTCATAAAGAGATGTCTTTATTTACAAATAGCTCCAAATCAGATTCGGAGTCAGTGAGATTAGAAGATATTCGAATTGGAATCGATCAGAATACGTTTTACGCTCGTGATCATAAATCAGGAGATATTATCGTATTTGAATCCAATAATATGTTGAATCCATTAATGAGCAGTAATGCTATTCGTTTTTTACAAGAAATTAATGAACATGGCAAGCGTCAATGGAACAAATTTGTATGGGTAGATCTGTATCAAGATTTTAAATATGTACCAGAAATTAAATATAACGACATTATTTTATCCAGTGAGCAGTGGTATATTACCCAACGCGATCTGGAAATGACAGATAAAACAGATGGCAAAACGTTTGTAGAACAATTTTCTCGATTCCAGCAAAAATACGATATTCCACAGCAATTTTATATTGCGAATTCGGATCATCGTTTATTTATTGATACTCATAATCAACAGACGATGGATATTTTATTTTCAGAAATCAAAAAAATTCAAGATCATGCGCTTCATCTAGTCGCTGTTGAAAAAGATGAGAATCTATTCAAAGATCAGCATGAGCAAAGTTATGTTGCAGAAATCGTAGTGCCACTTATCAAAATAGAACCAGAGCTCACTCGGACTATACCTAATCGTGATCTACAAATGATTGATCTACATCAACGAATCAAAATACCGTTTGATGACTGGTTATTTATTAAATTGTATGGAAAACAATCTCGTGAAGAAGAATTGATTGCTTTTGAAATGGAGCGTTTTTTTACGGAGTTAAATCAGAATTATGATGTTAAACACTTTTTTATGAGATACATGGACCCCAAACCTCATATTCGACTAAGAATAAATAGTCAGACTCAGCAATTGTTAGAGATGTTCCCAATTATCCTTTCATGGTTACAGCAACTGCAACAACGCGATATTGTATCTGATTTTGTTATTGGATCATATGATCGTGAGATTGAGCGTTATGGTGGGGTCGACTTAATGCCTGCTGCTGAATATATATTTTGTATGGACAGCATAGTAGTAGAGCAATTAATCGGAGCAGTTCGTACCAAACAACTGGATATAGATATTGAATTGATTGCGATGATTTCTATTATCACCTATTTAGAGCAAGTAGGTTTGAATTTTGAAAATCAATTGAGCTTAATTCAGCGCAATACAGATCATACTCGGTATCGCCAAGAGTTTAAAGAGAACAAAGACAAGTACCTTCAGATGTGCAATACAGATCGTAATTGGGAAGCATTAAGACAGACCGATTCGGGTCAAAGATTGCTTGAGATTTTAGAACAACGGAAGACTGCGGTTACCCAGTATATTCAACTGATGCAACAGCAACCTGTAGTTACATCAGGTTTGGAAGAAATCATTTCTAGTATTATTCATTTACATTGCAATCGTTTATTAGGGACAGATCGAGAGCTAGAGTACAAGATTATGAACTTGGTAGCTCATACACTTTATGCCCACAGATATCAAAAGACAGAAGGGAATCTATTATGGAAGTAA
- a CDS encoding ABC transporter ATP-binding protein encodes MEVKEQLHFKDIISTLCQMPKTLKLVFTMEKKLFIKIVILSLITGLIPIVSLYVSQELINSLVRIQTELQTVLIIFCIYIAVSFFSDIISQISEYYNTKFQFSMNYKLNYIIMEKSSKLSLEDFENPEVYDKLERITREVAYKPYQIFQAAITMITATVTLISALTFLMVWNPTMSMLMLLVPVISLFYFLKIGQQEFFMQWKRTGEERRSWYLNYILTHDFSFKEVKLYRLKDYILEGYWTIKKKFMAQDTYILRKKTTFNLIYEVLVQLVGAVVIVVAILAAYTGKIMVGNVLSYIRSVGLVQSNSQSIINNIYSIYNSNLYMNQLFEFLEYREEHTNDDQTTERLEQAIYAVDIQDVSFQYPSSEQWSLQHVQLSFRAGERVAIVGPNGSGKSTLIKLLAGLYQIQEGDIKLNDTSIKKLNQESYMQQMAVLFQDYMKYEMTLQENIGFGQITKMDQTDQIKKSLHNVRADFLKNQSDYDLDMQLGLWFDEGRQLSGGQWQKVALARTYFREASLYILDEPSAALDPIAEKETFDTFFKLSREKIGIFISHRLIAAQQADRIIVMDQGKVVGQGKHNELMQNCPIYKHMYESENYEIDTRGEAEWKEAL; translated from the coding sequence ATGGAAGTAAAAGAACAACTTCATTTTAAAGATATCATTTCTACACTCTGTCAAATGCCCAAAACGCTAAAATTAGTATTTACAATGGAAAAAAAGCTGTTTATCAAAATTGTTATATTGAGCTTGATTACAGGGCTTATTCCTATTGTTTCTTTATATGTATCTCAGGAATTGATTAACTCTTTGGTTCGTATTCAGACAGAATTACAAACAGTTCTTATCATTTTCTGCATCTATATTGCGGTCTCTTTTTTTTCTGATATTATTTCGCAGATTTCGGAATATTATAATACGAAATTTCAGTTCAGTATGAATTACAAATTAAACTACATCATTATGGAAAAGAGTAGCAAATTATCGTTAGAAGATTTTGAAAACCCTGAAGTGTATGACAAATTAGAGCGTATCACTCGAGAAGTTGCCTACAAGCCTTATCAGATTTTTCAGGCGGCAATTACGATGATTACGGCAACCGTTACATTAATATCGGCACTTACATTTTTGATGGTGTGGAATCCTACCATGTCGATGTTGATGTTGCTTGTCCCTGTTATTTCTTTATTTTACTTTTTGAAAATAGGTCAACAAGAATTTTTTATGCAATGGAAACGTACAGGAGAAGAAAGACGTTCCTGGTATTTAAATTATATTTTGACGCATGATTTCTCATTCAAAGAAGTAAAATTGTATCGTTTGAAAGATTATATATTAGAAGGATATTGGACGATCAAAAAGAAATTTATGGCGCAAGATACGTATATTTTGCGTAAAAAAACAACGTTTAATCTGATCTATGAAGTACTAGTCCAGCTTGTAGGTGCTGTTGTCATTGTGGTTGCTATCTTGGCAGCCTACACTGGAAAAATCATGGTCGGTAATGTGCTAAGTTATATCCGTTCTGTAGGCTTAGTTCAGAGCAATTCTCAAAGTATTATTAACAATATTTATTCTATTTATAATAGCAATTTGTATATGAATCAATTGTTTGAGTTTTTGGAGTATAGAGAAGAACATACCAACGATGATCAGACGACCGAAAGATTAGAACAAGCTATTTATGCAGTCGATATCCAAGATGTTAGCTTTCAGTATCCGAGTAGCGAACAATGGTCTTTGCAACATGTTCAATTATCTTTTCGTGCGGGAGAACGGGTTGCGATCGTAGGGCCGAATGGTTCAGGAAAAAGTACATTGATCAAATTGTTGGCAGGTTTGTATCAAATTCAAGAGGGAGATATTAAATTAAACGATACTTCTATCAAAAAGCTAAATCAAGAAAGTTATATGCAACAAATGGCTGTCTTATTTCAAGATTATATGAAGTATGAAATGACGTTACAAGAAAATATAGGATTCGGTCAAATTACAAAAATGGATCAAACAGATCAAATTAAAAAATCACTTCATAATGTACGTGCTGACTTTTTGAAAAATCAATCGGATTATGATTTAGATATGCAATTAGGATTGTGGTTTGATGAGGGTCGACAATTATCTGGAGGACAATGGCAAAAAGTAGCTTTAGCTCGGACATATTTTAGAGAAGCATCGCTATATATTTTAGATGAACCCAGTGCTGCACTTGACCCAATAGCGGAGAAAGAAACATTTGATACGTTTTTCAAACTGTCACGAGAAAAAATAGGAATCTTTATTTCGCATCGTCTTATTGCAGCTCAACAAGCCGATCGGATTATCGTTATGGATCAAGGAAAAGTAGTCGGGCAAGGTAAGCACAATGAGTTAATGCAAAATTGCCCTATTTATAAACATATGTATGAATCAGAAAATTATGAGATCGATACAAGGGGGGAAGCCGAATGGAAAGAAGCGCTGTAA
- a CDS encoding lanthionine synthetase C family protein: MERSAVTDIQFDIVATVKDIATRMKQYDSLLQVVNHPRQQLSVNGQSINPWNPLTLSHGIPGVCMLYAELHAHFPEEGWDEVGHQYLSILVNEITQQGIHSSSMFSGAAGIGLAAICLSQNFQYYHKFIERIDDYLYNHIPEMIANCQQRDVFISDYDVIEGLSGIANYLLVHPTDERIQQLQTNVLEYLIQLSQDKEVKGLQVPGWYIPSAHQFTTQESELYPDGNFNLGLSHGIAGPLLILSKAWKQGIRLHGQEQAIRKMADFLLQFASEDNGHLFWKGFISWDEYKAGHASTEESFRRDAWCYGNPGIGLALWYAGTALEESLYRDLAITNLKETVKDIHSIFSPTFCHGYAGILQILQTIDKQSTVPQFEKEIEIVSKTIINFYDKQYLFGFHNYEHFENSGLVPVDYIGLLDGVTGVCLPLLAVELTQMTPWDQSFSL, from the coding sequence ATGGAAAGAAGCGCTGTAACCGATATTCAATTCGATATAGTTGCTACAGTTAAAGATATAGCTACACGTATGAAGCAGTATGATTCTTTACTACAAGTCGTGAATCACCCTCGTCAGCAGTTATCTGTTAATGGACAATCGATTAATCCGTGGAATCCTCTTACATTAAGTCATGGGATACCTGGCGTCTGTATGTTATATGCGGAGTTACATGCTCATTTTCCAGAAGAAGGTTGGGATGAGGTTGGACATCAGTATCTGTCTATTTTGGTCAATGAAATCACGCAGCAAGGAATCCATAGTAGTTCTATGTTTTCAGGTGCAGCTGGTATTGGATTAGCAGCTATTTGTTTATCACAAAACTTTCAGTACTATCATAAATTTATCGAACGTATAGATGATTATTTGTATAATCATATTCCTGAAATGATTGCCAATTGTCAGCAACGAGATGTGTTTATTAGTGATTACGATGTAATTGAAGGATTAAGCGGAATTGCTAACTATTTATTGGTACATCCAACAGATGAACGGATTCAGCAATTACAGACGAATGTTTTAGAGTATTTGATTCAACTTAGTCAGGACAAAGAAGTGAAAGGCTTACAAGTACCAGGCTGGTATATTCCTTCTGCTCATCAATTTACAACACAAGAAAGTGAACTCTATCCAGATGGTAATTTTAACTTGGGATTGTCTCATGGAATCGCGGGTCCTTTATTAATTTTATCCAAAGCTTGGAAACAAGGAATACGACTTCATGGACAAGAGCAAGCTATCCGTAAAATGGCAGATTTTTTGTTACAGTTTGCTAGTGAAGACAATGGTCATTTATTTTGGAAAGGATTTATTAGTTGGGATGAATATAAAGCCGGTCATGCTTCAACAGAGGAAAGTTTTAGAAGAGATGCATGGTGTTATGGTAATCCAGGAATAGGACTCGCTTTGTGGTATGCAGGTACAGCTTTGGAAGAATCATTATATCGTGATCTAGCTATTACCAATCTAAAAGAAACTGTTAAAGATATTCATAGTATTTTTTCACCTACCTTTTGTCATGGTTATGCTGGTATTTTGCAAATTTTACAAACGATTGATAAACAATCCACTGTACCGCAGTTTGAAAAGGAAATTGAGATCGTAAGCAAAACGATTATTAATTTTTATGATAAGCAGTATTTATTTGGATTTCATAATTATGAGCATTTTGAAAATAGTGGATTGGTGCCTGTTGATTATATAGGCTTGCTAGATGGGGTTACAGGCGTGTGCTTACCATTATTGGCAGTAGAACTTACACAAATGACACCCTGGGATCAATCGTTTTCATTATAA
- a CDS encoding gallidermin/nisin family lantibiotic — MAKFNDFDLDLVQTPKPSTQIEPQWKSQSFCTPGCVTGVLQTCFIQTATCNCHISK; from the coding sequence ATGGCTAAATTCAACGATTTCGATCTTGATTTGGTTCAAACACCTAAACCATCTACTCAAATTGAACCACAATGGAAAAGTCAAAGTTTCTGTACGCCTGGATGTGTAACTGGTGTTCTACAAACATGTTTCATTCAAACTGCAACATGTAATTGTCATATCAGTAAATAA
- a CDS encoding NisI/SpaI family lantibiotic immunity lipoprotein — MNKKWFCFLGLTAVFTLSACQSIDEFTHKVVTETQKTAHYTVDSDSAHTTTIQQLIDEGKVDQFVFEDKTYQLQDKVNNSSKGSLIGTISQSYYVDQNGKRWTDDELKKPYVYKDPKKIREKKPMVYGSVYSLTSQNKQDRQEIIVDFNHQLYKATLISQS, encoded by the coding sequence ATGAACAAAAAATGGTTTTGTTTTTTGGGACTGACTGCTGTGTTTACTTTATCAGCATGTCAAAGTATAGATGAATTTACACACAAGGTCGTTACAGAAACGCAAAAAACAGCCCATTATACGGTGGATTCCGACTCTGCTCATACCACTACTATTCAACAACTGATAGATGAAGGAAAAGTAGATCAGTTTGTATTTGAAGATAAAACGTATCAATTACAAGACAAAGTGAATAACAGCAGTAAAGGATCACTGATCGGAACGATAAGTCAGAGTTATTATGTTGATCAAAATGGAAAACGATGGACTGATGATGAACTTAAAAAACCGTATGTATATAAAGATCCTAAAAAGATCAGAGAAAAAAAACCAATGGTTTATGGATCTGTCTACAGTCTTACATCGCAAAACAAACAAGATAGACAAGAAATTATCGTAGATTTCAATCATCAATTGTATAAAGCTACTTTAATTTCACAATCGTAA